The following are encoded together in the Candidatus Tumulicola sp. genome:
- a CDS encoding 3-hydroxybutyrate dehydrogenase, which produces MKLSNKTAIVTGAGNGIGREIARVFAREGANVVVADLHEAPAEATAQVIRSAGGRAAAIRMDVTDERQVDAGVAATIGLFGGLDILVSNAGIQIVGPLHEYAYSDWRKIMAVHLDGAFLTTKACLPHMYASGRGGSVLYMGSAHSKTASIMKAPYTAAKHALIGLARTIAKEGAPHGVRANVICPGFVRTQLVEKQIPEQAQTLGISEDEVVKRLMLQDTVDGAFTTVEEVADVALFLASFPTLALTGQSLLVSHGWMME; this is translated from the coding sequence ATGAAGCTTTCGAATAAGACGGCGATCGTCACGGGCGCGGGCAACGGCATTGGGAGAGAGATCGCGCGTGTCTTCGCGCGAGAGGGCGCGAACGTCGTCGTTGCTGACCTTCATGAAGCACCCGCCGAGGCGACGGCACAGGTGATTCGTTCTGCCGGCGGCCGGGCCGCCGCGATTCGGATGGATGTCACCGACGAACGTCAGGTCGATGCGGGCGTCGCAGCCACAATCGGCCTGTTTGGCGGGCTCGACATCCTGGTGAGTAACGCCGGTATTCAAATCGTCGGGCCGCTACACGAATACGCCTATTCCGACTGGCGCAAGATTATGGCAGTCCATCTCGATGGTGCGTTCCTAACGACGAAGGCATGTCTCCCGCATATGTACGCTTCCGGACGCGGCGGCAGCGTGCTGTACATGGGCTCCGCGCATTCCAAGACGGCGTCGATCATGAAGGCGCCCTACACGGCTGCAAAACACGCCTTGATCGGCCTCGCACGTACCATCGCGAAAGAAGGCGCGCCACACGGCGTTCGGGCTAACGTCATCTGCCCGGGTTTCGTTCGTACGCAATTAGTCGAAAAGCAAATCCCCGAACAAGCGCAGACGCTCGGTATCTCTGAAGACGAGGTCGTCAAACGCCTGATGCTGCAAGACACGGTCGACGGTGCGTTCACGACCGTCGAAGAGGTCGCCGATGTCGCGCTCTTTTTGGCTTCGTTCCCGACGCTCGCTCTGACCGGCCAGTCGCTGCTGGTGAGCCACGGCTGGATGATGGAGTAG
- a CDS encoding NAD-dependent epimerase/dehydratase family protein, producing the protein MRLLVLGGTGFLSGAIATQALHDGDDVTCLVRGTTSVPPAGATFVRADRDDPAAYDDVARADWDAVVEISSDPRRMRAAATALAPRTRHIAYISSASVYVDDATPDQDESAAIHEPTEDGAASDPELYGAHKVACERIALAEFGNGTTTIFRAGLIGGPGDRSDRTGYWPLRFARPADERGRVLIPDAPDLATQVIDARDLATFVLHCVRARIAGTFNALGDSIDLARHLAVAQRVAGFRGTTVAADPEWLTAHDVEPWMGPRSLPLWLPQPEYTGFGKRDGSAARRADLRIRPLEETLADVLAWERTRDITVRRAGLTGDDERQLLQELEG; encoded by the coding sequence ATGCGTTTACTCGTTCTCGGCGGTACCGGTTTTCTCAGCGGCGCGATTGCAACGCAAGCGTTGCACGACGGAGACGATGTCACGTGCCTGGTACGCGGCACGACGAGCGTTCCACCGGCCGGCGCGACGTTCGTTCGAGCCGATCGCGACGATCCCGCGGCATACGATGATGTCGCCCGCGCCGATTGGGATGCGGTCGTCGAAATCTCGAGCGATCCGCGACGGATGCGAGCCGCCGCAACCGCACTGGCGCCCCGCACGCGACACATCGCATACATTTCCTCGGCTAGCGTGTACGTCGACGATGCGACGCCGGATCAAGACGAGTCGGCCGCGATTCACGAGCCAACCGAAGATGGCGCTGCTAGCGATCCCGAATTGTATGGCGCGCATAAGGTTGCATGCGAACGCATCGCCCTAGCGGAGTTCGGAAACGGTACGACGACAATCTTTCGCGCCGGCCTGATCGGCGGTCCGGGCGATCGCTCGGACCGCACCGGCTATTGGCCGTTGCGCTTCGCTCGACCGGCCGACGAACGCGGACGCGTTCTCATTCCCGACGCTCCCGATCTCGCGACGCAGGTGATCGACGCGCGCGATCTCGCGACGTTCGTGCTCCATTGCGTACGTGCCCGTATCGCTGGAACGTTCAACGCCCTCGGCGATTCGATCGACCTCGCGCGGCATCTCGCGGTAGCACAACGCGTCGCAGGCTTCCGTGGCACAACGGTTGCAGCCGATCCGGAGTGGCTTACGGCGCACGATGTCGAGCCCTGGATGGGCCCGCGTTCCTTGCCGCTGTGGTTGCCGCAACCGGAATACACCGGCTTCGGAAAACGAGACGGCTCCGCGGCACGCCGCGCCGACCTTCGCATCCGCCCGCTGGAAGAAACGCTCGCCGATGTGCTCGCCTGGGAACGCACGCGCGACATCACGGTTCGTCGCGCGGGATTGACCGGCGACGACGAGCGCCAACTATTGCAAGAACTCGAAGGCTAA
- a CDS encoding S41 family peptidase translates to MLVRLVSALVLTVALTGATPLPAVTTAPGASPAATAFTAADRAAILDAAATALGHYAFHDRIAPLRAVLVANRTSYLQIGDPQAFADAVTAGLYAVAHDKHIRLDYSSDILAPNTSQPSKADIQRAMQMFASRNYGVAGALRLKGNIGYLHLGNFGPMPGSKAVIDAAMAMLHETDALVIDVRHNGGGDPDSLDYLMGYFYGKPVELTSIVIVQGGTTQTLHQFSTAKVTGHKYLGKPLYVLTDDRTFSCAEQFAYDMKTLHRATLIGTTTGGGANPGGFLRLSDHFSIFVPLGYAHNPYTKTNWEGVGVAPDVPTSAGDSLLEAYRRALAAAPNTFPQVVPEREKAAADPSAALQQSLPTL, encoded by the coding sequence ATGCTCGTCCGACTCGTTAGCGCCCTCGTCCTAACCGTCGCACTGACCGGTGCGACCCCGCTGCCGGCCGTGACCACGGCTCCCGGCGCCTCACCCGCGGCCACCGCGTTCACGGCTGCCGATCGAGCCGCCATACTCGATGCCGCTGCCACTGCACTCGGGCATTACGCGTTCCACGACCGTATCGCGCCATTGCGCGCGGTGCTGGTAGCGAATCGAACATCGTATTTGCAGATCGGCGATCCGCAAGCGTTCGCGGATGCCGTTACCGCCGGTTTGTATGCCGTCGCACACGACAAACACATTCGGCTCGACTACTCGTCCGATATTTTGGCGCCAAATACCAGCCAGCCGAGCAAAGCCGACATTCAGCGCGCTATGCAGATGTTCGCGTCGAGAAACTACGGCGTTGCCGGTGCGTTGCGCTTGAAAGGAAATATCGGCTACCTGCATCTTGGAAACTTCGGACCGATGCCCGGCTCGAAAGCGGTCATCGACGCCGCGATGGCGATGCTGCACGAGACCGATGCGCTGGTGATCGACGTGCGCCATAACGGCGGTGGCGATCCCGATTCGCTGGATTACCTGATGGGATATTTCTACGGCAAGCCGGTCGAACTGACGAGTATCGTTATCGTGCAGGGAGGCACGACACAAACGCTCCACCAATTTTCCACCGCAAAGGTTACCGGCCACAAGTATCTCGGAAAGCCGCTCTATGTATTAACCGATGACCGCACGTTCTCGTGCGCGGAACAGTTCGCGTACGACATGAAAACGTTGCATCGTGCGACGCTGATCGGAACCACCACCGGCGGCGGCGCGAATCCGGGCGGCTTTCTCCGGCTGAGCGATCACTTCAGCATTTTCGTTCCGCTCGGCTACGCGCATAATCCCTACACGAAAACGAATTGGGAAGGCGTCGGCGTCGCACCGGACGTGCCCACCTCGGCCGGAGATTCGCTGTTGGAGGCGTATCGGCGCGCGCTCGCCGCGGCACCGAATACCTTCCCGCAGGTGGTACCGGAGCGCGAAAAGGCAGCCGCCGATCCGTCGGCGGCATTGCAGCAATCGTTGCCCACATTGTAG
- a CDS encoding TraB/GumN family protein: MTGDQEKFAATIRLDTGTEDPLYARLLTNRNKAWAALLAKRLQQPGTSFVSVGALHMLGADGVPALLAAMGFSVTRVPTKDVDPIAAPSTAPNGSAPESAPLVSPSASPAPSATPIPRTIVPPAGWTSHKTSLVVGAFRSDAMWDAPYGAGVLVTGHIDIPAGAQGLDLDTFDTFFQQGLIAQAGSKGVTSSTHVKICQGKQDGMRYKLVLHGDSREIVVGFSDRAYLAEYVRRTEMPEDSAAVRSLLSLCAP; encoded by the coding sequence ATGACCGGCGATCAGGAGAAGTTCGCGGCGACGATCCGGCTCGATACGGGCACCGAAGATCCGCTGTACGCACGCTTATTGACCAACCGCAACAAAGCGTGGGCGGCACTGCTCGCCAAGCGATTGCAGCAGCCCGGCACGTCCTTCGTTTCGGTGGGAGCCTTACACATGCTCGGCGCAGACGGAGTTCCGGCGTTGCTGGCTGCGATGGGCTTTTCGGTAACGCGCGTTCCCACCAAAGATGTCGATCCGATTGCAGCCCCGTCAACCGCACCGAACGGATCCGCACCGGAGAGTGCCCCTCTCGTCTCGCCGTCCGCATCGCCCGCGCCGTCTGCAACGCCGATTCCGCGAACGATCGTCCCGCCAGCCGGCTGGACGTCGCATAAAACATCACTGGTCGTGGGGGCGTTTCGGTCGGATGCCATGTGGGATGCTCCGTACGGTGCCGGTGTACTTGTCACCGGACACATTGACATTCCGGCCGGCGCCCAAGGGCTCGATCTCGACACCTTCGATACGTTCTTTCAGCAGGGCCTGATCGCGCAAGCCGGCAGCAAAGGCGTAACGTCCTCGACGCACGTGAAAATTTGCCAGGGCAAGCAAGACGGAATGCGTTACAAGCTCGTGCTGCACGGCGATTCTAGGGAAATCGTCGTCGGATTCTCGGACCGCGCCTATCTTGCGGAGTATGTTAGGCGAACCGAAATGCCTGAAGACTCGGCTGCAGTTCGATCGCTGCTTTCGTTATGCGCGCCGTAA
- a CDS encoding Lrp/AsnC family transcriptional regulator has product MADFTDKNSAIDSIDRDIIERLEGDGRISFMELARAVSLSPNATADRVRRLRALGVVTGFRTELSADALGFGLSAFIDVKLRSERAAEDFERALADVPGVVECILTTGSFDFTLRVACRDRDDLVRIAEHLRTQAGAAETYTRILLRERRFGLMHSVRAKKRR; this is encoded by the coding sequence ATGGCGGATTTTACCGATAAAAATTCTGCAATAGACTCGATTGACCGAGATATCATCGAAAGGCTCGAAGGCGACGGGCGAATTTCCTTCATGGAGCTAGCCCGAGCGGTCTCGCTTAGCCCGAACGCGACGGCCGACCGAGTACGGCGCCTGCGAGCGTTGGGCGTCGTCACCGGTTTCAGAACCGAGTTATCGGCCGACGCCTTGGGATTCGGACTCTCGGCCTTCATCGACGTCAAGCTGCGTTCCGAACGAGCCGCTGAGGACTTCGAGCGCGCGCTGGCCGACGTTCCCGGCGTGGTCGAGTGCATTCTGACGACGGGCAGCTTCGATTTCACGTTGCGGGTCGCGTGTCGCGATCGCGACGATTTGGTGCGCATCGCCGAGCATCTTCGCACGCAAGCGGGCGCCGCGGAAACATACACGCGCATCCTGTTGCGCGAGCGTCGTTTCGGTTTGATGCACTCCGTGCGAGCCAAGAAACGTCGCTAA
- a CDS encoding DUF488 domain-containing protein, with the protein MANLLRGSGIAALVDVRTVPKSLRHPQFRMDAMEEWVPRDAGASYRWEPALGGFRKPQPGSSNIALRHPAFRGYADYMQTQAFQKALDTLLRGATEERSAILCSESLWWRCHRRLIADAASLLHGVEVLHLMHDAKLRPHVPTDGVRVTSDGQLRYDATLV; encoded by the coding sequence CTGGCAAATCTGTTGCGCGGCTCCGGAATAGCGGCGCTGGTCGACGTGCGCACGGTTCCGAAAAGCTTGCGCCATCCGCAGTTTCGCATGGACGCGATGGAAGAATGGGTTCCGCGTGATGCCGGCGCTTCGTATCGTTGGGAACCCGCCCTCGGCGGCTTTCGTAAGCCGCAGCCCGGCAGCAGCAACATCGCCTTGCGGCATCCGGCGTTCCGCGGCTACGCGGATTACATGCAGACCCAAGCGTTCCAAAAGGCGCTCGATACGTTGCTCCGTGGAGCCACCGAAGAACGATCGGCCATTCTCTGTTCGGAATCGTTGTGGTGGCGATGCCACCGGCGCCTGATCGCGGACGCCGCCTCGTTGCTCCACGGCGTCGAAGTGCTGCATTTGATGCACGACGCAAAACTGCGCCCGCATGTACCTACCGACGGCGTGCGCGTGACGAGCGACGGGCAGTTGCGGTACGATGCGACGTTGGTTTGA
- the katG gene encoding catalase/peroxidase HPI has translation MENTIVELSESDRGCPVKHVPLRPRVNIDWFPELLDLSPLHRPSRLSDPMEAGFDYAREFNSLDLKAVKHDLHKLMTDSQEWWPADYGHYGPLFIRMAWHSAGTYRIHDGRGGAGSGDQRFAPLNSWPDNANLDKARLLLWPLKQKYGRKISWADLMVLAGNCALESMGFKTFGFAGGRIDAWEPDENIYWGPEEEWLGGDKRYSGDRELEQPLAAVQMGLIYVNPEGPDGQPDPIAAAHDIRETFGRMAMNDEETVALIAGGHTFGKAHGAADPGQYVGFAPAGAGIEEQNLGWRNSYGSGHGDATITSGLEGAWTTSPTKWDNGFFNNLFNFEWELTKSPAGGNQWTPKDGAGKDSVPDAHDRSKKHSPIMFTTDLALKVDPAYGPISKRFHENPQEFADAFAKAWYKLTHRDMGPIARYLGPEVPAQEQIWQDPVPAVDHALIDEADAAELKRRILSSGLTVSQLVSTAWASASTFRGTDKRGGANGARIRLAPQKDWAINQPAELAKILETLEKVRSEFNASLKGGKNVSLADVIVLGGAAAIEKAAKDAGTDAKVQFSPGRTDASQENTDVESFAVLEPTADGFRNVVGRGHSRSPEQRLLDRAQLLTLTAPEMTALVGGLRVLGANAGGSKFGVFTKKPETLTNDFFVNLLDMTTKWQPSGTDYVYEARDRRTGDATWTATNCDLVFGSNSQLRAIAEVYAIEKEHFVHDFIAAWEKVMNLDRFDLTVSK, from the coding sequence ATGGAAAACACGATCGTCGAGTTATCGGAAAGCGATCGCGGCTGTCCGGTTAAGCACGTACCGCTTCGGCCGAGAGTCAACATCGACTGGTTCCCCGAGCTGTTGGATCTTTCACCGTTGCATCGGCCGTCGCGATTGTCGGACCCGATGGAAGCCGGATTCGATTACGCTCGTGAATTCAATAGCCTCGATCTCAAAGCGGTCAAGCACGACCTGCACAAACTGATGACCGATTCGCAAGAGTGGTGGCCGGCCGATTACGGTCATTACGGCCCGCTCTTTATCCGAATGGCGTGGCACAGTGCCGGAACGTATCGCATCCACGACGGACGCGGCGGAGCCGGTTCGGGCGACCAGCGATTCGCGCCGCTCAACAGCTGGCCGGATAATGCGAACCTCGATAAGGCGCGGTTGTTACTGTGGCCGCTCAAGCAAAAATACGGACGGAAAATTTCGTGGGCCGACCTGATGGTGTTGGCCGGTAACTGTGCTCTGGAATCGATGGGATTTAAAACATTCGGTTTTGCGGGTGGCCGCATCGACGCGTGGGAGCCCGACGAAAACATCTATTGGGGTCCCGAAGAAGAGTGGCTCGGCGGCGATAAGCGTTACAGCGGCGATCGCGAGCTGGAGCAGCCGTTAGCGGCGGTGCAAATGGGTCTCATCTATGTGAATCCCGAAGGCCCGGATGGCCAGCCCGATCCGATCGCAGCGGCGCACGACATTCGCGAGACATTCGGTCGCATGGCGATGAACGACGAAGAAACCGTTGCGTTAATCGCGGGCGGTCACACGTTCGGCAAAGCGCACGGAGCTGCAGACCCCGGACAGTACGTCGGGTTCGCACCCGCCGGCGCCGGCATCGAAGAACAAAATCTCGGCTGGCGCAACTCGTACGGCAGCGGACATGGCGACGCAACGATCACGAGCGGCCTCGAGGGCGCGTGGACAACGTCTCCGACCAAGTGGGATAACGGGTTTTTCAACAATCTATTCAACTTCGAGTGGGAGCTGACGAAGAGCCCCGCCGGCGGAAATCAGTGGACGCCGAAAGACGGCGCGGGAAAAGATTCCGTTCCGGATGCGCACGATCGCTCGAAGAAGCATTCGCCAATCATGTTCACGACGGATCTCGCGCTAAAAGTAGATCCGGCGTATGGGCCGATCTCGAAGCGATTCCACGAGAACCCGCAAGAGTTCGCCGACGCATTTGCCAAGGCGTGGTACAAACTGACGCATCGCGACATGGGTCCGATCGCGCGGTATCTCGGTCCGGAAGTCCCGGCGCAAGAACAGATTTGGCAAGATCCGGTTCCGGCGGTCGACCACGCGTTGATCGACGAGGCCGACGCGGCCGAACTGAAGCGTCGCATTCTTAGCAGCGGCCTCACCGTCTCGCAACTCGTTTCGACCGCATGGGCGTCGGCATCGACGTTCCGTGGCACCGACAAGCGCGGCGGTGCGAACGGCGCGCGCATCCGGCTGGCGCCGCAAAAAGATTGGGCGATCAATCAGCCGGCCGAACTCGCGAAAATTCTTGAGACGCTCGAGAAGGTTCGTAGCGAGTTCAACGCGTCGCTCAAGGGTGGCAAGAACGTGTCGCTCGCCGACGTCATCGTTCTCGGCGGCGCGGCGGCGATCGAGAAAGCCGCCAAAGACGCGGGTACCGATGCGAAAGTGCAGTTCTCGCCCGGCCGTACCGATGCGTCGCAAGAAAATACCGACGTCGAGTCGTTTGCGGTGCTCGAGCCCACAGCCGACGGGTTCCGAAACGTCGTCGGGCGCGGTCATTCGCGTTCGCCCGAACAGCGGTTATTGGATCGTGCCCAGCTTCTTACGCTGACCGCTCCGGAGATGACGGCGCTCGTCGGCGGCTTGCGCGTTCTCGGTGCAAACGCCGGTGGTTCGAAGTTCGGTGTGTTCACGAAGAAGCCGGAAACGTTGACGAACGATTTCTTCGTCAACCTGCTCGATATGACGACCAAATGGCAGCCGTCCGGCACGGACTACGTGTACGAAGCGCGCGATCGCCGCACGGGCGACGCGACGTGGACCGCGACCAACTGCGATCTGGTCTTCGGATCGAACTCGCAGCTGCGCGCCATCGCCGAAGTCTATGCGATCGAAAAAGAGCATTTCGTGCACGACTTCATCGCCGCGTGGGAAAAGGTGATGAACCTCGACCGGTTCGATCTGACCGTCTCGAAGTAA
- the bfr gene encoding bacterioferritin: MKGNRDVIERLNKMLTNELTAINQYFLHARMHKNWGYYRLAERMYHESMGEMRHADWIIERVLFLEGLPNLQNLGKLHIGEDGVEALECDLKLEMIARDDTADSIPIFEAQGDFVSRDIALKILADSEEHVDFLETQIALVKSIGRENYLQSAMGDLPTSES; this comes from the coding sequence ATGAAGGGCAATCGCGACGTTATCGAGCGGCTGAATAAAATGCTCACCAACGAGCTGACGGCAATCAACCAGTACTTTCTACACGCGCGGATGCACAAGAACTGGGGCTACTACCGGTTGGCCGAGCGCATGTATCACGAATCGATGGGTGAGATGCGGCACGCCGATTGGATCATCGAGCGCGTGCTGTTTCTCGAGGGCTTACCGAACCTGCAGAACCTCGGCAAGCTGCATATCGGAGAAGATGGCGTCGAGGCGTTGGAATGCGATCTCAAACTCGAGATGATCGCGCGCGACGATACCGCCGACAGCATTCCGATCTTCGAAGCGCAGGGTGACTTCGTCAGCCGCGACATTGCGCTAAAAATTCTCGCCGATTCTGAGGAGCACGTCGATTTCTTAGAAACGCAAATCGCGTTGGTCAAGTCGATCGGGCGGGAGAATTACCTGCAGTCGGCGATGGGCGATCTTCCGACGTCCGAGTCGTAA
- a CDS encoding DUF1697 domain-containing protein: MRYAAFLRAVNVAGNALSMAALKAMLADLGFERTKTLLQSGNVVFEASKRAGARLETLLQRETEQRLGVRTEYFIRDACELQQIVEANPFEREAIEQPSRLAVVVLRQSPSALGLERLRNSIRGPELVAPGTRHLYITYPAGQADTKLTNAVIERALETRGTARNWNTILKMQAALDGGSL, translated from the coding sequence ATGCGATATGCAGCGTTCTTGCGAGCGGTAAACGTAGCTGGAAACGCGCTGTCGATGGCGGCGCTCAAAGCGATGCTCGCCGATCTCGGTTTCGAACGAACCAAGACTCTACTGCAAAGTGGAAACGTCGTCTTCGAAGCGTCGAAACGTGCCGGCGCGCGGCTCGAAACGCTGCTTCAGCGCGAAACCGAGCAGCGTCTCGGCGTACGAACCGAATATTTCATCCGCGATGCCTGCGAACTGCAGCAAATCGTCGAGGCGAATCCGTTCGAACGAGAAGCGATCGAACAGCCGTCGCGGCTGGCCGTCGTCGTTCTGCGGCAATCGCCAAGCGCGCTGGGTCTGGAGCGGCTGCGGAATTCGATTCGCGGGCCGGAACTCGTCGCGCCGGGCACACGACACCTCTACATCACCTATCCCGCCGGACAAGCCGACACAAAACTCACCAACGCCGTCATCGAACGGGCCCTCGAGACCCGCGGCACGGCGCGCAATTGGAATACGATCCTCAAAATGCAGGCCGCG
- a CDS encoding TraB/GumN family protein: protein MGFGRRRPLPHCGSYGDLPAQCICSGPSIFCEIPHSGSRRSWRRRSRKAKTCISRLPIPQTSPVWRNRYPLLAFDRTHPLSTKISKADVEQLDRIAKRYNMESELAFEQMQPWYVFLTLSILPAVHSGYTSGNGVDLQIRQQFATAGKPILGLETADSQLHIFADLSQAEQVALLEEGLATIAKPQRGDPQLDPWSMSG, encoded by the coding sequence GTGGGATTCGGCCGGCGTCGGCCGCTCCCGCATTGTGGGTCGTACGGGGATCTGCCGGCACAGTGTATCTGTTCGGGTCCGTCCATCTTCTGCGAGATACCACACAGTGGAAGTCGCCGGAGTTGGAGGCGGCGATCGCGCAAAGCCAAGACCTGTATCTCGAGATTGCCGATCCCGCAAACGTCGCCGGTATGGCGAAATCGTTATCCCCTACTGGCATTCGACCGGACGCATCCGCTTTCAACAAAGATATCGAAAGCCGACGTCGAGCAACTCGATCGCATCGCAAAGCGATACAATATGGAGAGCGAGCTCGCGTTCGAGCAAATGCAGCCCTGGTACGTATTTTTGACGCTATCGATATTGCCCGCAGTCCACTCAGGATACACTTCCGGCAACGGCGTCGATCTGCAGATTCGCCAACAGTTCGCGACAGCCGGTAAGCCGATCTTGGGATTGGAAACTGCGGATTCGCAGTTGCATATATTTGCCGACCTTTCGCAGGCGGAACAAGTAGCGTTACTCGAGGAAGGACTCGCGACGATTGCAAAGCCGCAAAGGGGCGATCCGCAGTTGGATCCCTGGTCGATGTCTGGATGA
- a CDS encoding FAD-dependent oxidoreductase, producing MAEYDIAIVGASFGGVAAALAAARYGKRVALIEAGNNAGGQATAQGLTRWDESAPVLSPNTYGSTKSYQVLKEDVRQWYRTYTKVGSRGHAPDFNPGFASPGHPFSADCNVVETILRQMLGDAKAFVTPIFETAVVGVGVNGGHIESLALSNGDTIVAAIVIDATDLGDLLPKCGIDWTIGAEAKSDTGEPHAESSASPGHIQPITVSIAVELRPDGEQHVIPQPANYSQLVADQAFGVYDGRNGMIGGVFSSAKSANPGWETLFDYRQYIDSANFTDPNYAHDRSVINVGCNDYQAAVIPTGDAARDAGIVEAARAVSIAYLYWLQTEAPRDDGSGTGYPNLMARSDIFGRADGTAPQAYIRESRRIAKPIVRLLEQHVAADPSSPAARAPMNFADSCGICMYSIDIHQVYGPAGTPWVGVSGVKPFQIPLGSLIPTDATNVIAACKNIGGTHLTSGAYRVHPGEWAIGEAAGVLAAYCVGQAVLPAQSQSNASRLAAVQLRLLEQGIPIFWWDDLSYSTDPKTYAAAHLLGVRGFLADANDLHFRPSATITSDERNGVDAHAGKQLPWPAAAMTRAKAAVWICAELGLPSSDAVQRWDV from the coding sequence TTGGCAGAGTACGACATCGCTATTGTCGGCGCAAGCTTCGGAGGCGTGGCTGCCGCCCTGGCGGCCGCGCGGTACGGCAAACGCGTCGCGCTCATCGAGGCCGGTAACAACGCTGGTGGACAGGCGACGGCCCAAGGTCTAACGCGGTGGGACGAAAGCGCGCCGGTGCTATCGCCCAATACGTACGGCAGCACGAAGTCGTATCAAGTTCTCAAAGAAGACGTGCGCCAGTGGTATCGCACCTACACGAAGGTCGGATCGCGCGGCCATGCGCCGGACTTTAATCCCGGCTTCGCAAGCCCGGGTCATCCGTTTTCGGCGGATTGCAACGTGGTCGAGACAATCTTGCGCCAAATGCTCGGCGACGCGAAAGCCTTCGTTACGCCCATATTCGAAACGGCAGTCGTTGGTGTCGGCGTCAATGGCGGACATATCGAATCGCTAGCGCTGTCGAACGGCGATACGATTGTAGCGGCGATCGTGATCGACGCCACCGACCTCGGCGACCTGTTGCCGAAATGCGGCATCGATTGGACGATCGGTGCGGAGGCAAAGAGCGACACGGGAGAACCGCACGCCGAATCCTCCGCGTCGCCGGGACATATCCAGCCGATCACGGTTTCCATTGCGGTCGAACTGCGGCCCGACGGGGAGCAGCACGTCATTCCTCAGCCGGCCAATTACAGCCAGCTCGTGGCCGATCAAGCGTTCGGCGTCTACGACGGTCGAAACGGGATGATCGGAGGAGTGTTCTCATCGGCCAAGTCCGCCAACCCGGGTTGGGAGACGCTCTTCGACTACCGCCAATATATCGACAGCGCGAATTTTACCGATCCGAACTACGCTCACGACCGTTCCGTCATTAATGTCGGATGCAACGACTATCAGGCTGCGGTCATTCCGACCGGCGATGCCGCGAGAGATGCCGGCATCGTAGAAGCCGCGCGTGCCGTCTCGATCGCGTATCTGTATTGGCTGCAGACCGAAGCGCCGCGCGACGACGGTAGCGGCACGGGATATCCGAACCTCATGGCGCGTTCGGATATCTTTGGACGCGCCGATGGCACCGCGCCGCAAGCGTATATCCGCGAATCGCGGCGCATCGCCAAGCCGATCGTCCGGCTGCTCGAGCAACACGTTGCGGCAGATCCATCGTCGCCGGCCGCGCGCGCGCCGATGAACTTCGCAGATTCGTGCGGTATCTGCATGTACTCGATCGACATTCATCAAGTGTACGGCCCAGCCGGTACTCCGTGGGTCGGCGTCTCCGGCGTCAAACCGTTCCAGATTCCGCTCGGGAGCCTCATTCCCACCGATGCGACGAACGTCATCGCAGCCTGCAAGAACATCGGTGGAACGCATCTCACGTCCGGTGCGTATCGCGTGCATCCGGGCGAATGGGCGATCGGCGAAGCGGCCGGCGTGCTGGCCGCATATTGCGTTGGTCAAGCCGTACTTCCGGCCCAGTCGCAAAGCAATGCGTCGCGGCTGGCCGCCGTGCAGTTACGGCTGCTCGAGCAAGGCATTCCAATTTTTTGGTGGGACGATCTTAGTTACTCGACCGATCCGAAGACGTATGCGGCCGCGCATCTTTTAGGCGTTCGTGGTTTTCTAGCCGATGCGAACGATCTGCACTTCCGGCCGTCGGCGACGATCACAAGCGATGAGCGTAACGGCGTCGACGCGCACGCAGGAAAGCAACTTCCATGGCCCGCGGCGGCTATGACGCGCGCCAAAGCCGCGGTGTGGATTTGCGCCGAGCTCGGACTTCCGTCGAGCGATGCCGTGCAGCGCTGGGACGTTTAG